One genomic window of Campylobacter fetus subsp. fetus includes the following:
- a CDS encoding TIGR04423 family type III CRISPR-associated protein has protein sequence MNEFKTQKDIQNYINSLKNCVGYLQISNEDLKEHKQDRIWKQKSDINVDFSSIKGFIYEAHFFDETLNKSIAIRQINSTWLVDETNLSDKDIQSDDEQIYISDIDDLLVKTVQIWQERSDEFCLNLATLKLQKVVFAGFGHKEKK, from the coding sequence ATGAACGAATTTAAAACCCAAAAAGATATACAAAACTATATAAACTCACTAAAAAATTGCGTTGGCTACTTGCAAATTAGCAATGAAGATCTAAAAGAGCATAAACAAGATAGAATTTGGAAGCAAAAAAGCGATATAAATGTGGATTTTAGTAGTATAAAAGGATTTATTTATGAGGCTCACTTTTTTGATGAGACGCTCAACAAATCCATAGCTATAAGACAGATAAACAGTACTTGGCTAGTAGATGAAACGAATTTATCAGATAAAGATATACAAAGCGACGATGAGCAAATTTATATAAGCGATATAGATGATTTACTAGTAAAAACGGTCCAAATTTGGCAAGAACGCTCAGATGAATTTTGCTTGAATTTAGCAACACTTAAGTTGCAAAAAGTAGTATTTGCCGGCTTTGGACATAAGGAGAAAAAATGA
- a CDS encoding RAMP superfamily CRISPR-associated protein gives MNLNYRLKFYDYWHLSSGLSGGAKFNSIVIKDSNGLPFAPGKTIKGLLREMANLIDPNFTKICFGDKEHMGECYFSNATLEQQDTDYIIANSLQPYLYDIIAQTSIDDNGNAKDDSLRVIEVVIPLELQGEIRDIPDEFEDKIRKSLRMIKQIGLNRNRGLGRCEFCVEGQK, from the coding sequence ATGAACCTAAACTACCGACTAAAATTTTATGACTACTGGCATCTAAGCAGCGGTTTAAGCGGTGGCGCTAAATTTAATAGTATAGTTATTAAAGATAGCAACGGACTTCCTTTTGCTCCCGGTAAAACCATAAAAGGCTTGTTAAGAGAGATGGCAAATTTGATAGATCCTAACTTTACAAAAATCTGCTTTGGAGATAAAGAGCATATGGGGGAATGCTATTTTTCAAATGCGACTTTAGAGCAACAAGACACGGATTATATCATAGCAAATTCATTACAACCATATCTATATGATATAATCGCACAAACTAGTATAGATGATAATGGTAATGCAAAAGACGACTCATTAAGAGTGATAGAAGTTGTCATTCCATTAGAGTTGCAAGGCGAGATAAGAGATATACCAGATGAATTTGAAGATAAAATAAGAAAATCACTAAGAATGATAAAACAAATCGGATTAAACCGTAACCGCGGACTTGGTAGATGTGAGTTTTGTGTAGAGGGGCAAAAATGA
- the nfo gene encoding deoxyribonuclease IV — protein MKYIGAHVSASGGVSNAPLNAKSIGADAFALFVKNQRQWSAKPLTKSEISSFKTNLKNANISLEHILPHNSYLINLGHPDPQQRKKSIDAFLDEIYRCDLLDLKMINFHPGSHLKEIDENICLSNISNSINYILENSSGIKLVIENTAGQGSNMGFKFEHLGYLVKNSCDKNRIGVCIDTCHLFCSGYDIRSKSAYEKTMDDFGKIVGFEFLSGMHLNDSKCDLASRKDRHESLGKGCIGWSGFENIMNDKRIDEIPLILETIDNSIWADEIIALRNLIKGN, from the coding sequence TTGAAATACATAGGAGCGCACGTAAGTGCTAGTGGCGGAGTAAGCAATGCTCCATTAAATGCTAAAAGTATCGGAGCGGACGCATTTGCTTTATTTGTCAAAAATCAAAGACAATGGAGCGCAAAACCACTTACTAAATCAGAAATATCCTCTTTTAAAACGAATTTAAAAAATGCAAATATATCTTTAGAGCATATACTACCTCACAATAGCTATCTTATAAATTTAGGTCATCCAGATCCGCAGCAAAGGAAAAAAAGCATAGATGCGTTTTTAGATGAAATTTATAGATGCGATTTGCTTGATTTAAAGATGATAAATTTTCATCCAGGATCACATCTAAAAGAGATTGATGAAAACATCTGCCTTTCAAATATATCTAATTCGATAAATTATATACTAGAAAACTCAAGCGGCATTAAATTAGTTATAGAAAATACGGCCGGTCAAGGCAGCAATATGGGTTTTAAATTTGAGCATCTAGGCTACTTGGTAAAAAACAGTTGCGATAAAAATCGCATCGGAGTTTGTATTGATACTTGCCATTTATTTTGTAGCGGATATGATATCAGAAGCAAGAGCGCTTATGAAAAAACCATGGACGATTTTGGTAAAATAGTTGGATTTGAGTTTCTTAGCGGTATGCATTTAAATGATAGCAAATGCGATTTAGCAAGCCGCAAAGATCGTCATGAAAGCCTTGGAAAAGGCTGTATAGGCTGGAGTGGATTTGAAAATATTATGAATGACAAAAGGATAGATGAGATACCTCTTATTTTAGAAACGATAGATAATAGTATATGGGCTGACGAGATCATAGCTCTTAGAAATTTAATAAAAGGAAATTGA
- the purN gene encoding phosphoribosylglycinamide formyltransferase produces MVVKNIAILFSGSGSNLEAILEKVHGKVFGDVKIVAKLLICNKTDAYGIERAKKFGLETLIIDSSKFISREEFDAALVKEIEKNEIDLTVLAGFMRILTHVFTSKIKAINLHPSILPLFKGAHAIKESFDSDMAVGGVSVHSVSEELDGGKIIAQETFQRNSKTFEEWEETIHKIEHEILPKTIINILTNKENNA; encoded by the coding sequence ATGGTTGTAAAAAATATAGCTATATTGTTTAGCGGTAGCGGTTCAAATTTAGAAGCGATACTAGAAAAAGTGCACGGAAAAGTTTTTGGAGACGTAAAAATAGTCGCAAAACTACTCATTTGCAACAAAACTGACGCTTATGGGATAGAGAGAGCTAAAAAATTCGGGCTTGAAACTCTCATTATCGATAGTTCTAAGTTTATCTCAAGAGAGGAATTTGATGCGGCTTTGGTTAAAGAGATAGAAAAAAACGAGATAGATTTGACTGTTTTAGCCGGTTTTATGAGGATTTTAACTCATGTTTTTACTTCAAAAATAAAAGCAATTAATCTTCATCCGAGCATTTTACCGCTTTTTAAAGGCGCTCATGCCATAAAAGAGAGCTTTGATAGCGATATGGCTGTCGGCGGAGTGAGCGTTCATTCTGTCAGCGAAGAGCTAGACGGTGGTAAAATCATAGCTCAAGAGACATTTCAAAGAAACTCGAAAACTTTTGAAGAGTGGGAAGAGACCATTCACAAGATAGAACACGAAATTTTACCAAAAACGATCATAAATATTTTAACAAACAAGGAAAATAATGCTTGA
- a CDS encoding TIGR03986 family CRISPR-associated RAMP protein, with amino-acid sequence MITTLYNFVPLNEQIFYPDWADNVSHDIPFSDAQSGEIDITITAKSPIFIKNHASKDNKEALEFCHHINENGEKEYYIPSSSVKGMIRNVLEIMSFGKIKIDSKFNGVLIVRDMTNNSLIGKANKCGFLVKIDGNTKLLDCGNIITISHKDLEKNYPELKSLKTAKDKYTKYYLLNKVKFTTKKEKSRTVALLSNDNKNAQSGQLVFTGDIHHEFIFKDSGKYIEVTDDANKKFLKVYNNNKSIDGKYIIKEFKEKIPVFFVEKGGKIEAIGITQLFKLAYNKTIADAAKQTDYKEDKLDLSETIFGTVINSKKALKGRVYFSHFKAIPPYNFATKAEVILGTPNPNYIQQTKKANPYITLINEDAKISGWKRYPLHNELMKPSLPNDNQDVRTTFTPLNQNTVFKGKLKFHNLRPVEIGALISAITFHNRSDVCMHNIGMAKALGYGKIDIKLGLQNLKFDKKEYLKRFEELMTNFQLNWENSDQLTELFDMASTNTKNK; translated from the coding sequence ATGATAACCACACTATATAATTTTGTTCCGCTAAATGAGCAAATATTTTATCCAGACTGGGCTGATAATGTTAGCCACGATATACCATTTAGCGACGCCCAAAGCGGAGAGATAGATATAACTATCACCGCTAAAAGCCCGATTTTTATCAAAAATCATGCATCGAAAGATAATAAGGAAGCGTTGGAGTTTTGTCATCACATAAATGAAAACGGTGAAAAAGAGTATTATATACCAAGTAGTAGCGTAAAAGGCATGATAAGAAACGTTCTAGAGATCATGAGTTTTGGGAAGATAAAAATCGATAGTAAATTTAATGGCGTATTAATCGTAAGAGATATGACGAATAATTCACTTATAGGAAAAGCAAACAAATGTGGATTTTTAGTAAAAATAGACGGAAATACTAAGCTCCTAGATTGTGGCAATATCATAACTATATCGCATAAAGATTTAGAAAAAAATTATCCGGAGCTCAAATCCCTAAAAACTGCGAAAGATAAATATACGAAATACTATTTATTAAATAAGGTTAAATTTACGACCAAAAAGGAAAAATCCCGTACAGTAGCATTATTATCAAATGATAACAAAAACGCTCAGAGCGGTCAATTAGTTTTTACCGGAGACATTCACCATGAATTCATATTTAAAGATAGCGGTAAATATATAGAAGTTACGGATGATGCTAATAAAAAATTTTTAAAAGTTTATAATAACAACAAATCCATAGACGGAAAATATATCATCAAAGAATTTAAGGAAAAAATACCGGTATTTTTCGTAGAAAAAGGCGGCAAAATCGAAGCTATCGGTATAACTCAGCTATTTAAACTAGCTTATAACAAAACTATAGCTGACGCTGCCAAACAAACAGATTATAAAGAAGACAAGCTAGATCTTAGTGAAACTATATTCGGCACGGTTATAAACTCAAAAAAAGCTCTAAAAGGGAGAGTCTATTTTTCTCATTTTAAAGCTATTCCGCCGTATAACTTTGCTACAAAGGCAGAGGTAATATTAGGTACTCCAAATCCAAATTATATACAACAAACCAAAAAAGCAAATCCATATATCACGCTGATAAATGAAGATGCTAAGATATCGGGCTGGAAAAGATATCCGCTTCATAATGAACTTATGAAACCAAGCTTACCGAACGACAATCAAGATGTTCGTACGACTTTTACTCCCTTAAATCAAAATACGGTATTTAAAGGCAAGCTCAAATTTCATAATCTCAGACCAGTAGAGATCGGAGCCTTGATTAGCGCTATAACGTTTCATAACCGAAGCGATGTTTGTATGCACAATATCGGTATGGCAAAAGCTTTAGGATACGGTAAAATAGATATAAAATTAGGGCTTCAAAATCTCAAATTTGATAAAAAAGAGTACTTAAAAAGATTTGAAGAGCTTATGACTAATTTTCAGCTAAACTGGGAGAACTCGGATCAGCTTACCGAGTTATTTGATATGGCAAGCACTAATACAAAAAACAAATAA
- a CDS encoding bifunctional ADP-dependent NAD(P)H-hydrate dehydratase/NAD(P)H-hydrate epimerase, with protein sequence MKKLFISSDKFDKNCILNYGLNELILQENAALSVANLVRVNLKIGSKILVVCGGGNNASDAIAAARMLEGDYECELFFTTSNLNENCKTQLKIAKQIGVKMCENLSLDRVDCVIDGIFGSGLNKNLDEKIVQMLNLINNTSSLKIAIDFPSGLEKNGRILGACFNADFTVTMGARKLGLYSDAAKDFVGEIVCSNLGICESKFSSSSSDFLLEFDDLRLPSREILNTNKGDFGHAFVACGELSGAAKICAKAALKMGSGRVSVVNLNGQNINLDEEIMQKNSFKGADAVAVGMGLGEAKFDINEILTRPCVVDADMFYKKEILSFMVKDDAILTPHPKEFSSLLNIAGFGNFSIEDVQRSRFELSREFSKTFSCVLVLKGANAIIAKNGVLYVSNLGTPSLAVAGSGDALCGILLGFLAQGFSPLDSAISGVLAHQKTAQNYKANDYSFTPNDIIEGLKWL encoded by the coding sequence GTGAAAAAATTATTTATAAGCAGTGATAAATTTGATAAAAATTGCATTTTAAATTATGGTTTAAATGAGCTTATTTTACAAGAAAATGCAGCTCTTAGTGTAGCAAATTTAGTAAGGGTAAATTTGAAAATAGGCTCAAAAATCCTTGTTGTTTGCGGAGGCGGAAACAATGCAAGCGACGCTATAGCAGCTGCTAGAATGCTTGAGGGGGATTATGAGTGCGAACTGTTTTTCACCACTTCAAATTTAAATGAAAATTGCAAAACTCAACTAAAAATAGCTAAGCAAATCGGCGTAAAAATGTGTGAAAATTTGAGTTTGGATAGAGTGGATTGCGTAATTGACGGGATATTCGGTAGTGGACTAAATAAAAATTTGGACGAAAAAATCGTGCAAATGTTAAATTTGATAAATAATACTTCCTCTCTTAAGATAGCGATCGACTTTCCAAGCGGACTTGAAAAAAACGGACGCATTTTAGGGGCCTGCTTTAATGCCGATTTTACCGTAACTATGGGTGCGAGAAAACTAGGACTTTATAGCGACGCTGCAAAAGATTTTGTAGGTGAAATAGTATGCTCGAATTTAGGTATTTGCGAAAGTAAATTTTCAAGTTCTAGTAGCGATTTTTTACTTGAGTTTGACGATCTTAGGCTTCCTAGTCGAGAGATTTTAAATACAAATAAGGGCGATTTCGGCCATGCTTTCGTGGCTTGCGGCGAGTTAAGCGGAGCTGCTAAAATTTGTGCTAAAGCTGCGCTAAAAATGGGCTCCGGTAGAGTTAGTGTTGTAAATTTAAATGGACAAAATATAAATTTAGATGAAGAGATCATGCAAAAAAATAGTTTCAAAGGAGCGGACGCGGTCGCTGTTGGAATGGGGCTTGGAGAAGCTAAATTTGATATAAACGAGATATTGACTAGACCTTGCGTGGTCGATGCAGATATGTTTTATAAAAAAGAAATTTTGAGTTTTATGGTTAAAGATGACGCCATTTTAACTCCTCATCCAAAAGAGTTTTCTAGTCTTTTAAATATAGCCGGATTTGGAAATTTCAGTATAGAAGATGTGCAAAGAAGCCGCTTTGAGCTGTCTAGAGAATTTTCTAAAACCTTTTCTTGCGTTTTGGTTTTAAAAGGCGCAAACGCCATTATAGCCAAAAACGGCGTACTTTACGTATCAAATTTAGGCACCCCGAGTTTAGCAGTAGCAGGAAGCGGCGACGCACTTTGCGGAATACTTCTTGGATTTTTGGCTCAAGGTTTTAGCCCGCTTGACTCAGCGATAAGTGGAGTTTTAGCTCATCAAAAAACGGCGCAAAATTACAAAGCAAACGATTATAGTTTCACGCCAAATGACATTATAGAAGGACTTAAATGGTTGTAA
- a CDS encoding OmpP1/FadL family transporter, translated as MINLKRALLLASCASLANAAGYKIPEQSSDAVALSASNIAYSFGPDAAYYNPANMMYFEDSRHYFENSFSYIHLGSSTFNPQFPNAHNYAVSSKNADFLIPTFNFISPEYIPNWRFGLSFAVPSGLDMRWVDKYPASTARLFSLRVFEINPSVAYRVNDKISIGAGARAIYSYGKVDTNPYGMVSNSFLLEANRHIDGNDLSFGWNVAATYRPFSNLSFAATYRSKVNLDLKGDANIVSKTTPNLSALAGFNGFYNGSVDVKIPLPAALNLAMAYKVKDVTFLAALERSFWSELVSFNFNYATRVPSEEVFDHPVEKKWKDSNTYRFGIVWDVNDKLRLMSGFAYDESPSNVNYIGFELPDTRAYIYSLGINYKFRDDLEFAIGYLYQQRKDRHINKEDNVASFNNIVGEMANGDAQILNFGIKYRF; from the coding sequence ATGATAAATTTAAAAAGAGCTTTGTTGCTTGCAAGCTGTGCAAGTTTAGCAAATGCTGCTGGCTATAAAATACCAGAACAAAGTAGCGACGCCGTAGCTTTAAGTGCGTCAAACATAGCTTATAGTTTTGGCCCTGACGCAGCTTATTACAATCCTGCAAATATGATGTATTTTGAAGATAGTAGACACTATTTTGAAAATTCATTTTCATATATACATCTTGGCTCAAGCACGTTTAATCCACAATTTCCAAATGCACACAATTACGCCGTCTCATCTAAAAATGCAGATTTTTTAATACCTACTTTTAACTTTATATCTCCAGAATACATACCAAATTGGCGTTTTGGATTAAGCTTTGCCGTTCCATCGGGACTTGATATGAGATGGGTGGATAAATATCCGGCTTCTACGGCTAGATTATTTTCTCTTAGAGTATTTGAGATAAATCCTAGCGTAGCTTATAGAGTGAATGACAAGATTAGTATAGGAGCCGGAGCAAGGGCTATTTACTCTTATGGCAAGGTAGATACAAATCCTTATGGAATGGTATCTAATTCGTTTTTGCTAGAAGCAAATAGACATATAGACGGCAATGATTTAAGCTTTGGATGGAACGTTGCTGCTACTTATAGACCATTTTCAAATTTAAGTTTTGCTGCTACTTATAGATCGAAAGTCAATCTGGATTTAAAAGGCGATGCGAATATAGTTTCGAAAACTACTCCTAATTTATCCGCTTTAGCCGGATTTAACGGATTTTATAACGGCTCTGTCGATGTGAAAATTCCTCTGCCTGCTGCCCTAAATTTGGCTATGGCTTACAAAGTCAAAGATGTAACTTTTCTGGCCGCCTTGGAGAGAAGTTTTTGGTCGGAGTTGGTAAGTTTTAATTTTAATTATGCAACTAGAGTTCCTTCTGAGGAAGTTTTTGATCATCCAGTAGAGAAAAAATGGAAAGATTCAAACACATATAGATTTGGTATAGTGTGGGATGTAAATGATAAATTAAGACTTATGAGCGGTTTTGCATATGATGAGAGTCCTAGCAATGTAAATTATATAGGTTTTGAATTACCTGATACTAGAGCATATATATATTCACTTGGTATTAATTATAAATTTAGAGACGATCTTGAGTTTGCAATCGGCTACTTGTATCAGCAAAGAAAAGATAGACATATAAATAAAGAAGATAACGTCGCTTCTTTTAATAATATAGTGGGAGAGATGGCAAACGGAGATGCGCAGATTCTAAATTTCGGTATAAAATATAGGTTTTAA
- a CDS encoding RAMP superfamily CRISPR-associated protein, which translates to MATKRHVAHVTLEALTPLKVGSQSVDFLQDSPVQKDWNNLPMILGSSIAGVLRVKFQDKFKDKTDDIFGKENGSKIIISNALLLDKTAKVCETLLLEKDDFLSLFENLPLREHTAINEKGLAIDRSKFNEEVVFKGSKFKFSIELVEDDKESFNDILSLLIDDDFRLGGGSSKGFGEFEIKRIRYGYLDVSEYSSSLNFELKNVYSNKTQDLELKNVYQKQSQTGQKLTKYELNITPDNFFMFGSGFGDSDADMTPVFEQTISYDTSSISNPKVLIPASSIKGALLHRTLYHICKLEGITVDKSFEEALREAKKRKDIKDLKDLVVPLFGEEKNTDKKGKKGNILMSDCFKANDAQTKIFDHVSIDRFTGGAMDGMLFQEKTIAKDKDSYLIKISIKNEQNIGENLIKAFENALLDVTLGRLPLGGATTKGHGIFSGKVLKNGTELKESK; encoded by the coding sequence ATGGCAACTAAAAGGCATGTAGCACACGTAACGCTAGAAGCGCTCACGCCTCTAAAAGTAGGTTCACAATCAGTAGATTTTTTGCAAGATTCGCCAGTTCAAAAAGACTGGAATAACTTACCGATGATACTTGGCTCATCTATAGCAGGAGTTTTAAGGGTCAAATTTCAAGATAAATTTAAAGATAAAACAGATGACATATTTGGCAAAGAAAACGGCTCTAAAATCATAATCTCCAACGCTCTTTTGCTAGATAAAACAGCAAAAGTCTGTGAGACACTACTTTTAGAAAAAGATGACTTTTTGAGTCTGTTTGAAAATTTACCACTTAGGGAGCATACCGCCATTAACGAAAAAGGCTTGGCGATAGATAGGTCTAAATTTAATGAAGAAGTAGTATTTAAAGGCTCTAAGTTTAAATTTAGTATCGAGTTAGTAGAAGATGATAAAGAGAGTTTTAATGATATTTTATCCTTGCTTATAGACGATGATTTTAGGCTTGGCGGAGGCTCGTCAAAGGGCTTTGGAGAGTTTGAAATAAAGCGTATTAGATACGGATATTTGGACGTGAGCGAGTATAGTAGTTCACTAAATTTTGAGCTAAAAAACGTATATTCAAACAAAACACAAGATCTTGAGCTAAAAAACGTATATCAAAAACAAAGTCAAACTGGTCAAAAGCTTACTAAGTACGAACTAAATATAACTCCGGATAATTTTTTTATGTTCGGCAGCGGCTTTGGAGACTCGGACGCCGATATGACTCCGGTTTTTGAACAAACCATATCATACGATACCAGCTCCATTTCAAATCCAAAAGTTCTTATACCTGCAAGCAGCATAAAAGGTGCTTTACTTCATAGAACATTGTACCATATATGCAAATTAGAAGGCATCACGGTGGATAAGAGTTTTGAAGAGGCTTTAAGAGAAGCAAAAAAAAGAAAAGATATAAAAGACTTAAAAGATCTTGTCGTTCCGCTTTTCGGCGAGGAAAAAAATACGGATAAAAAGGGCAAAAAAGGCAATATTTTAATGAGCGATTGTTTTAAAGCAAACGACGCTCAAACAAAGATTTTTGACCATGTGTCCATAGATAGATTCACGGGCGGAGCGATGGACGGGATGTTATTTCAAGAAAAAACTATCGCAAAAGACAAGGACTCTTACCTCATCAAAATCAGTATCAAAAATGAGCAAAACATAGGTGAAAATCTCATTAAAGCCTTTGAAAATGCTCTTTTAGACGTGACTTTAGGACGTTTGCCACTTGGTGGGGCTACTACAAAAGGTCATGGTATATTTAGCGGAAAAGTTTTGAAAAACGGTACTGAGCTAAAGGAGAGTAAATGA
- a CDS encoding Cas10/Cmr2 second palm domain-containing protein, protein MSKYLYGASIQGIQEFIFKTNKLAQIVGASEILKSIHDDFEQSYRVNNHEIYLNAAGNIKIILSDKNALEKIVKEFPKKVMQKAYGISISQAVVEINNNNPTTNELKLLDDKLKAGRNKAAIPLDIRFSIMDFVRNTARPSVPNEKKISNTEKIDKGSLQKYKKSDKNEISAIKNKKNKIAVIHADGNNLGDLIPNIKNISDFSKNLNKATKEAFDMATKTIKKDKFREIILGGDDMTIICDADFALDFTKIYLTKFEELTTKFTKYNLTACAGIAFCNEKFPFHYAINLAESLCGVAKNHTKNLNPNEPSSCLMFHNVQSSNFQTWDKFVQDELSVKSQNISFDFGPYYLNKQNQPSIENLIEVCRNYADERSPISSLREWIRVLDNKSYAEFMLDRINEMLDRSWADREFISKLFANLSNKHLITKKDEKNKTPIYDILQIHAVTQKIKERL, encoded by the coding sequence ATGTCAAAATATCTATATGGTGCTAGTATACAAGGTATTCAAGAGTTTATCTTCAAGACAAATAAACTAGCTCAGATAGTAGGAGCAAGTGAAATACTAAAGAGTATTCACGATGATTTTGAACAAAGCTATAGAGTAAATAATCACGAAATTTATCTGAATGCAGCAGGAAATATCAAAATTATCTTAAGCGATAAAAACGCACTAGAAAAAATCGTAAAAGAATTTCCAAAAAAAGTTATGCAAAAAGCGTACGGTATAAGCATTTCTCAAGCAGTCGTAGAAATAAATAACAATAATCCGACAACAAATGAGTTAAAACTCTTAGACGACAAGCTAAAAGCCGGCAGGAACAAAGCCGCTATACCGCTAGATATAAGATTTAGTATAATGGACTTTGTGAGAAATACCGCTAGACCCTCCGTGCCAAATGAAAAAAAGATTAGCAACACGGAAAAGATAGACAAAGGCTCTCTTCAAAAATATAAAAAAAGCGATAAAAATGAAATTTCAGCCATAAAAAATAAAAAAAATAAAATCGCAGTTATACATGCCGACGGAAACAATCTTGGAGATCTCATTCCTAATATTAAAAATATCTCCGATTTTTCTAAAAATTTAAATAAAGCCACAAAAGAAGCTTTTGATATGGCAACAAAGACTATCAAAAAAGATAAATTTAGAGAGATAATCCTTGGCGGAGATGATATGACTATCATTTGTGATGCGGATTTTGCGCTTGATTTTACAAAAATATATCTAACTAAATTTGAAGAACTCACAACCAAATTTACAAAATACAATTTAACGGCTTGCGCCGGTATCGCATTTTGCAATGAAAAATTCCCATTTCATTACGCCATAAATTTAGCAGAAAGTTTATGTGGCGTAGCAAAAAATCATACCAAAAATCTAAATCCAAACGAACCCTCATCGTGCCTTATGTTTCATAACGTGCAAAGTTCAAATTTCCAGACTTGGGATAAATTTGTACAAGACGAACTCAGCGTAAAAAGTCAAAATATATCATTTGACTTTGGACCTTATTATCTAAATAAACAAAACCAGCCTAGTATAGAAAATTTGATAGAAGTATGCAGAAATTACGCTGATGAACGTAGTCCGATCTCCAGTCTTAGAGAATGGATAAGAGTGCTAGATAATAAATCTTACGCTGAGTTTATGCTAGATAGGATCAACGAAATGCTAGATAGATCTTGGGCAGATAGAGAGTTTATATCAAAATTATTTGCAAATTTATCAAATAAACATCTTATTACAAAAAAAGATGAAAAAAACAAAACCCCCATCTATGATATATTGCAGATCCATGCAGTCACACAAAAGATAAAGGAGCGACTATGA
- a CDS encoding TerC family protein yields MLEWIYSPEAWISLLTLTSLEIVLGIDNIIFIAILCGKLPAHQRDRARVLGLGLAMVTRILLLLSLFWIMKLTTPLFSLFDYEISGRDLVLIAGGLFLIAKSTLELHSHATGENEEDSLKAKGASNFFATIVQIGILDIVFSLDSVITAVGMADHIEIMIIAVILAVLVMLLASGSISRFVDNNPTIKVLALAFLIMIGIALVGEGFKFHIPKGYIYFAMAFSLAVEMINLYAKRKHSK; encoded by the coding sequence ATGCTTGAGTGGATTTACTCTCCGGAGGCTTGGATAAGCTTACTTACACTAACTAGTTTGGAAATAGTTTTAGGTATAGATAATATAATTTTTATAGCCATTTTGTGTGGCAAACTTCCTGCTCATCAAAGAGATAGAGCTAGAGTTTTAGGGCTTGGACTTGCTATGGTGACTAGAATTTTATTGCTTTTGAGCTTATTTTGGATCATGAAGCTTACAACTCCTTTGTTTAGCTTATTTGATTATGAAATTTCAGGAAGAGATCTCGTGTTGATAGCCGGAGGTCTGTTTTTGATAGCAAAATCCACTTTAGAGCTTCACTCTCATGCAACCGGAGAAAACGAGGAAGATAGCTTAAAAGCAAAAGGTGCTTCTAATTTCTTTGCTACCATAGTCCAAATAGGCATTTTGGATATCGTATTTTCATTAGATAGCGTTATAACCGCTGTTGGGATGGCCGATCATATAGAAATCATGATTATAGCTGTGATATTGGCTGTTTTGGTTATGCTGCTTGCTAGCGGATCTATAAGTCGTTTCGTAGATAATAATCCAACTATAAAAGTTCTTGCTTTGGCTTTTCTTATAATGATAGGAATAGCGCTTGTAGGAGAGGGATTTAAATTTCATATTCCAAAAGGATATATATACTTTGCGATGGCATTTTCTCTCGCGGTTGAGATGATAAATTTGTACGCAAAAAGGAAGCATTCTAAGTAA